The following coding sequences lie in one Anoplolepis gracilipes chromosome 4, ASM4749672v1, whole genome shotgun sequence genomic window:
- the Mad1 gene encoding mitotic spindle assembly checkpoint protein MAD1 translates to MNDQDPTSVINMIKDLRSGTESYRKSIGVPVRFSGAGYIRSTFNESDSSIISPKRQKLDESDTSIVNKTQSDSVPGSPWEWRRMKGEVISLKTRLTQQEATVQQLHNIRRQMEEIFEKEKGLLQVQVEQDAQTIQQLEVRLDVARRTIQDVKEAQANAEKEWSQARNSLEKKIALLYTENAKLSKSLVNASPKEKSPPLQTTNESSELQLKLETAEAKAAMLEERMKEHLKMQQDYELQNVELQNMKIKLEKLESERALWEEGKMLAGRAARANDLEKELNVAKKTIAVLKESVREKLLLEEQMANMTKRLEHTEKVEQQVAVLEAKRSELALRLQEYETIGITGGPTAMKRELNRLQQAEVDLKAEEGQLRSRLDAALRESQNLSKNYEDAKKLATDVTSSKEKLNKLVSRLQKKMILVTRERDSYRQQLDLYEKEMTVDSNNAMTERIPALERAIDGYRDLVSKLEADLQAAETGTQKNECNKLREEIEQLKGELEHRALKGDFNCNARVLHFTMNPSAIAEKQAEEKQAALLRELEELRAKVGSGNYGATTSSLKTQEIAELKQTHEIKIARLKEAFKASSQEYRQACYQLFGWRVDRTKEGYYKLSSQYAESPEDFLFFHIGEEGVEMLETAFSINLSSLIEQYLQRQHSVPMFLNAVQSDLFSQQTVTNVVT, encoded by the exons ATGAATGATCAGGATCCAACAAGTGTTATcaatatgataaaagatttaCGTTCTGGAACAGAATCCTATCGCAAAAGTATTGGAGTACCAGTACGATTCTCAGGAGCTGGTTATATACGTTCAACTTTCAATGAAAGTGATAGCAGCATTATTTCACCAAAACGACAAAAACTAGATGAATCGGATACATCTATAGTTAACAAAACTCAATCAGATTCAGTCCCAGGTAGTCCTTGGGAATGGCGACGTATGAAAGGAGAG GTTATATCATTAAAGACTAGATTGACTCAACAAGAGGCGACTGTGCAACAACTACACAATATACGCAGACAGatggaagaaatttttgagaagGAGAAAGGTCTCTTACAAGTTCAAGTGGAACAGGATGCGCAAACCATTCAGCAGTTAGAAGTCCGACTTGATGTTGCACGACGGACAATCCAAGATGTAAAAGAAGCACAAGCTAATGCAGAGAAAGAATGGTCccaa GCAAGAAACAGTTTAGAAAAGAAGATAGCATTATTGTATActgaaaatgcaaaattatcaaagagttTGGTAAATGCTTCCCCAAAAGAAAAATCTCCTCCTCTTCAAACTACTAACGAATCAAgtgaattacaattaaaattggaAACTGCAGAGGCTAAAGCAGCAATGTTGGAGGAAAGGATGAAAGAACATCTCAAAATGCAACAGGATTATGAATTACAAAATGTAGAACTGcagaatatgaaaattaagcTAGAAAAACTCGAGTCAGAAAGAGCATTATGGGAAGAGGGCAAGATGTTAGCAGGCAGAGCAGCCAGAGCGAATGATCTGGAAAAAGAGTTGAATGTAGCGAAAAAAACTATTGCAGTGCTAAAAGAGTCAGTCAGAGAGAAATTACTCCTAGAGGAACAAATGGCCAATATGACAAAAAG GCTAGAGCACACTGAAAAAGTAGAGCAGCAAGTAGCGGTATTAGAGGCAAAGCGGTCCGAGCTTGCCCTTCGCTTGCAAGAATACGAAACGATTGGCATTACTGGCGGACCAACGGCGATGAAGCGAGAGCTAAACCGACTTCAACAAGCTGAGGTAGACTTGAAAGCGGAGGAAGGTCAACTCAGATCAAGATTGGATGCGGCTCTGCGAGAGTCACAGAACTTGTCAAAGAATTATGAGGATGCGAAGAAGTTGGCTACCGATGTGACATCATCAAAGGAGAAACTAAATAAGCTCGTAAGCAGACTGCAAAAGAAGATGATTCTTGTCactagagaaagagacagcTATAGACAACAATTAGACTTGTACGAGAAGGAAATGACGGTAGACAGCAACAACGCGATGACCGAGAGAATACCGGCTCTAGAACGTGCTATAGATGGATACAG AGACTTAGTGAGTAAATTGGAAGCAGATCTTCAAGCGGCCGAGACTGGCACGCAGAAGAACGagtgtaataaattaagagaAGAGATCGAGCAACTGAAAGGCGAGCTCGAGCATCGCGCGTTAAAGGGCGACTTCAACTGTAATGCTCgagttttacattttacaatgaATCCTTCGGCAATAGCGGAGAAACAAGCCGAGGAAAAACAAGCGGCTTTATTACGAGAATTGGAAGAGCTTCGAGCCAAGGTGGGATCAGGAAATTATGGCGCGACTACATCATCATTAAAGACACAAG aaattgcAGAATTAAAGCAAAcgcatgaaataaaaatagcgcGCTTGAAGGAGGCTTTTAAAGCATCATCACAGGAATATCGCCAAGCGTGTTATCAGCTATTTGGTTGGAGAGTAGATCGAACAAAAGAAGGTTATTATAAGCTGTCGAGTCAATATGCAGAATCACCGGaggattttcttttcttccatATAGGAGAAGAAGGTGTGGAAATGTTAGAAACTGCTTTCTCCATAAACCTAAGTAGCCTAATTGAGCAGTATTTGCAAAGACAGCACAGTGTTCCTATGTTTCTTAATGCTGTACAATCTGATCTTTTCAGTCAACAAACTGTAACAAATGTCGTgacataa